TAGTATATATTTTCTCATTGCTTCAATGTTGATCCTCTGGCTTAGCAGCCAATAATATGGACTTTTGGCCCCttattttctttgcaaaattCTCCTTTAGGTGCTCTCTATGCTGCTATGTTTAAGTAGAGTTCCCCATGGTCCTCTACACAAGTTTTGAGAGGATCATCCAGACTATGATCCAAAGATCAGATCTAGTGGAAGTAGAAGCAATTTTTCAAGTTGATTCCTTGGACAATCAAAGGTAACCATGCAAAAAGAAGGTAAGGACCTCTAGAGTGGTTGTATTTCTACTACAAAAGGTCATAATTGGCACTCAACCTGAAGAAGCATCGGATCAAAAGAAAtgatattttgtctatatagataTTTTCTATAACAGGTGTAAGCCCTGTTCTACAAAATGTGTTTTTACATGAGCATCATCATCTTAATACTTGTAATAGCTACAACATACTTCAGTGATATCACTTTAGGGGACCAAACCCTTCATACACTGGGAAATATAGGCTTATCCTCATTGATGGGTTCAAGTGATTTACAGAAAGTTCTGCAAATATTTAAGCAAAGGAAACTCAGACAAAAGGAAGCTCTGAGCACATGAAGCCATTCTGAGAGTGGCTACTAAGGGATTCATGCAAATTGAGTGATCCTGTATATGAGAAATCTGTGTATAAATAAATGCttgatttatttgtaaaaatattttaaaaatatataaaaattgcaTTTTACCTGATGGAAAATATTCACTGCACAGTTTGCtaaccaaacatttaaaaattgctCACCCAGATATGCATATTCTTGGGTCAGTGGTGGAAGTTGGATCAAAGACAATCAAATATAGTAGTAAAGAACATATGATGGATTGACAGAGAGCCCTTGTGCTATAGTTGTGAATTCTCTTGATATTTGCCCATTAACAAGATAAGAATTATATAAAACACACTAAAAATTTCAAGAACAAATAGTAGTTGTGTTGAGAATTTACTTTTTTTGGTCACACAATAATCTGTTGGCAATGTCTCTGGGCTGAAGACGGCAAATGCTAAAAAGATTTTCTCAGAAGACTTGTTGGAGAACCTCTGTTCTGGTGTGGCTGAGAAATTTATCAAGAAACAGCCATGCCAACACTGAAAGCAtattcttacatttcaaaggagTGAAGCAGAGGTTATTGCAGTTTGGGTAAGCTCACCTACATGCACTTTTACAGGACAGAAAATATCTAAGGAAAAGACATACTGAAGTAAATAACATGCAAATACTGCCAATATGTCCACATAAAATCACTACTTATAAAACAGTCtgaaagagagtcagagagcaATAGGTTGGAGAGAATGCTAGATGGACTAAGGAGATATAGGTGTCCCTCTATAAGTCAGGGTCTCTCAATAAATAGTGACATACCTGCTTTTGGACATCCTTCACTTCCACCACACGGCTCAGGTACAAGTCACTGTTCTTTTCATTATACTCGTTGACAGCATAGTTCAATGCttctgaggctccttcctcctccatgctAGACTTCTCTATGCCACCCACAAAGTAACCTAGAACAGGACAAAGTCTCATGTTCAAAACTAATATAAAGGTAGTCAGTAGAAATAGTTGAGCATGGAGCAGGTAGGCCATGATCTTCTTAGAAATGGACTAGGATCCAAGACAAGGAGACGAACTGCAGTAAACCTGGATTAGGCAGTGAGTACAGCTTGCAAGTGAGTTAGCCTTTTATCCTGTACTCTTGGTTTGCATTGGCTCCTTCCCAGTACCATATTTTTTTACCCTTTCCCatcctttttctatttctgccCTCTATATTtgctctcttctcatttctcaaaCTGGATGCCAGATCttcatcctctctgtctctttctgggcCACATCATCACATTCCCCAAATGCCCATATCTTCTGTATCTCCCTTATTTCGTATTTTTCCTCAGCTCCAGGTGATCTCTTCACCCTAACTTTCTCCACAAGTCTTAGTCTTCATATGTTGGCTCTCATAGGTTGGTATTCTTGCTTAACTGAAAATACCAACTTTCTCTGACCTTCAAATTCCTTCAACATCCATGTTGAACCCTTGGTGTTccaaaaattctttcatttttggaTCCTAGCAGAGCAGTATCGTCAAAGGTCAAGATAAACAATTCCACATGGAGGGATTGTCTTTCAGGAGATATGGGATCATTCATAATGTCCTATTCTGAAGCAAAACTTTGAAACAACCTTTAACTTAGCCAAAGGGAAGAGAATTTTTTTCCACAAATATTAATACCAGTCATTGCATACAGTGAAGGAAGCTACTTGAAGGTGGCTTTATGGTTTACTCTTTGGACAGAGGGCAAAGATACGAAATACTATCTGCCCTttgacatttgtttatttaacttgAGAGGAATTAGATAGGTAGGAAAAATAGCAACAGGACTCGAGTGATGTCTCATAGGTCAAGAACACTTGATGTTCTTCCTGAAATCAGAAGTTAATTACTCAGATTTCAACTAAGGTAGTTGACAATTTTTAATAACCAGCTAAGTTGAAGCAATGCTTCTGGGCTCTAGGGTcacttgtaaacacacacacacacacacacacacacacacacacacacattcactcactcactcacacatgtacaagcacagACATACTTCTGTATagctaaaacaaattaaaataaatctttcttaagaaaaataaaatttaaacagggtttctttgttatGTAAATCAAATGTGTAGAAATTCCCTTGTTTGTTAACAGAGTAAAAACCATCCTTACTAAATTTCCTGAGATTTTTGTGGTCAGATTACTGTCATTTTACTTCAATCAAGTTACAGATGGTAGACAGATAAGATTTCAAGGTGAAGACAAGAGTACTTGCAGAGTTTATATTGAAATGTCAcaagaaaaatatgagaaaatgtgGGTTTAGATCAAAAATAATCACGTACATTTTAGCtattcttttcagggatttttgtttggcTAACAGTAATAAATTGGACATATGTTCAGTCTATAATCCAAAGCATATCTGATGATGATAAGAACCAGCtttgttaaaatatataattgttatCATTAGTTATAAtctcatgtttttccttttttaattatcTTCAGGTAgtattatatactttaaaatattaataagtaaTATCTTGTGATATCACAGTATATCCTGTGAGTTATATAAAACTCATTGCAAATATACtccaaattaaaaattcaaaattgtaaaaatatCTATGAAGATCTTGCAAAATAAGCTATATTTCCCTTTTAGGTTCCACAGCTCTTTGATGTTCTTTAAATTCTTATGAGCACTTCTTTGAGTACTCAGACTTCATGTTTAGTTATTACttacattatatttaaataactaaCCAAACCACTACTGTGATAAAAATTCCATTAAGTGTAATAGTCCTCTCTTTTGTTCAGCCTGATGCCAGAATGCTGAAAAAAGTGGAACTCTTCATGCTGATGAGGAAAAGAATAGAGTACCATAGTTCTTTGATAATGATCCAAAACTCAGACAAAAATTCTGAGTTATTAACGTAGTATTTTTCCATTTGTACAGAATTATGATTGAATTTCAAATTGAATTTTTAGTGTCCATGGAATATCTTAGGCATTCAGGTAATAAATCAAACCTTCTTCTTTGACAGAAAGGAAGGTGATATAATATCTCCTCACTCAACCATCTGAAACTTTGTTTCTAGAAACGTGAAAACCTCTAGTTGGACGTGTGAAGAAGATGAGCATCTCCCTGCATGATTAATTGTTGTGCAACATTCACCCCAAACAGCAAAGACAGCACACATAATCTCTGTTACCTGTCTTTAGATCAGATCTGGATCTCATGGAATTTGAACTTTTCAAGATCAAttcatgtcattttcttttttttaatatttttaattagacatttcaaattttccatttcaaatgttatagcatttcctggtttctcttccataaatctcctatcccattctcctcccccttcatctatgaggatgttcccacaaCATCCAGATACATCTTTCTACCTCCCAGACCTGACATACACCTGTATCGGGGCTCCAGCCTTGGGAGGTCCAAGACCTTCTCATCCCACTGGTATCTAACAAGGCCATTGTCTGCTAcacatgcaactggagccatgggtctgtccatctgtatactttagatggtggtttagtccctgggatttctggttggttgatattattttctttatgggATTGGAAACCATTTCAGCTCCTTTGagcctttctcaaactcctcctcTGGGGATCCAGTTGTCAATTCAACGATTGGAcatgagcattcacctctgtattggtcataATCTGTCAgaccctctcagaagacagcatgcatttcttggctttagcaatattgtcttggtttgctGGCAGgatatatatggactggatccctaggtggggcaggctctgaatggccattccttcagtttctgctccaaagtTGGCCTCCATACATACTATTGCAAAATTTTTTATTCCTGCCTCTaaaaggactgaggcatcctcactttagtattccttcttcttgaacttcatttggtctgtggattgtaccttgggttaTTCAAgattttaggctaatattcacttatcactgagtgcaagccatgtgtgcttttttgtggttgggttacctcattcaggatgatattttctaatcccattgatttgcctatgaatttcaagaagtcattgtttttaatagatgtgtagtattccattgtatagatatatcatattttctgtatccattcccctatTGAGG
The DNA window shown above is from Rattus rattus isolate New Zealand chromosome 5, Rrattus_CSIRO_v1, whole genome shotgun sequence and carries:
- the LOC116900681 gene encoding cystatin-S; this translates as MAYLLHAQLFLLTTFILVLNMRLCPVLGYFVGGIEKSSMEEEGASEALNYAVNEYNEKNSDLYLSRVVEVKDVQKQVVAGTKFFFDVILGKTICLKTQGDLTNCPLNEEADQQEREFCSFVVHDIPWENYIVLLSSSCHSI